One genomic region from Anopheles bellator chromosome 2, idAnoBellAS_SP24_06.2, whole genome shotgun sequence encodes:
- the LOC131211664 gene encoding tyrosine-protein kinase Dnt isoform X1, giving the protein MTNLCVYVGLLLSLVVASGLAHLNLFLNVVETQRLLGLPAEIYYVREGQVNEYALHFTVPVPADVEEISFTWQSLAKKALPYRIKIVSPDSIALPKPSMNISWQGEVPEHIETFAIWLRCSGRESAELDVTITVEVTLDRLTGNVTELLFRRKKICLMRLCLVRFSEHPDVNQPDPYLLENASNGQNGLITLIIGGILAIVFVAIIIMIAYCARGSFNRKPHHAQPIRTSSFQRLQTHAPSAPSSIVSPPSIAPTIATLSRTRIYANAEPEELQRRISELTVQRCRVRLSSLLQEGTFGRVYRGSYNDSQEVLVKTVGPHASQIQVSLLLHEGMSLYGAQHPGILSVLGVSIDDHTAPFLLYLAPENTRNLKIFLQEPVARTLTTIQIVKIQLQLAQALGHLHSHGVIHKDIAARNCVIDDQLRVRLADNSLSRDLFPGDYYCLGDSENRPIKWLALESIQYKQFSEASDTWAFGVLMWELCTLARQPYAEVDPFEMEHYLRDGYRLSQPINCPDELFAIMAYCWTMLPMERPSFEQLQICLQDFYAQLTRYV; this is encoded by the exons GTCTGCCAGCTGAAATCTACTACGTCCGCGAGGGGCAAGTGAACGAGTATGCGCTCCATTTCAccgtcccggtgccggcggacgTCGAGGAGATATCTTTCACCTGGCAAAGCCTCGCCAAGAAGGCGCTCCCGTACCGGATCAAGATCGTGTCGCCCGATTCGATTGCGCTGCCGAAACCGTCGATGAACATTTCCTGGCAGGGCGAGGTGCCGGAGCACATCGAAACGTTCGCCATTTGGCTGCGGTGCAGTGGCCGCGAGTCGGCTGAGCTGGACGTGACCATCACCGTCGAGGTGACGCTCGATCGGCTGACCGGCAACGTGACGGAGCTGCTGTTTCGGCGGAAGAAAATTTGTCTCATGAG ATTGTGTTTGGTCCGTTTCAGCGAACATCCGGACGTCAACCAGCCGGATCCGTACCTGCTAGAGAATGCCTCGAACGGCCAGAACGGGCTGATCACACTGATCATCGGTGGCATCCTGGCGATCGTCTtcgtggccatcatcatcatgatcgcGTACTGTGCACGGGGATCGTTCAACCGGAAGCCCCACCACGCGCAGCCGATCCGGACGTCGAGCTTTCAGCGCCTACAAACCCATGCACCTTCGGCCCCATCCTCGATCGTGTCGCCACCGTCGATCGCACCGACGATAGCGACCCTCTCGCGTACCCGCATCTACGCCAacgcggaaccggaagaactGCAGCGCCGCATCTCCGAGCTGACCGTGCAACGGTGCCGTGTACGACTGTCCAGCCTGCTGCAGGAAGGAACGTTCGGGCGCGTTTACCGTGGAAGCTACAACGACAGCCAGGAGGTGCTGGTAAAGACGGTTGGGCCACACGCTTCGCAGATTCAggtgtcgctgctgctgcacgaggGTATGAGCCTTTACGGAGCCCAGCACCCGGGCATTCTCTCCGTGCTGGGAGTCTCGATCGATGACCATACCGCCCCGTTTCTACTCTACCTGGCCCCGGAGAATACGCGCAACTTGAAGATCTTCCTGCAGGAACCGGTAGCCCGCACGCTGACCACGATCCAGATCGTCAAAATTCAGCTACAGCTGGCGCAAGCGCTCGGCCATCTCCACAGTCACGGCGTCATCCACAAGGACATTGCGGCACGGAACTGCGT GATTGACGACCAACTGCGGGTGCGTTTGGCTGACAACTCACTGTCGCGGGATCTATTCCCCGGCGACTACTACTGCCTCGGTGACAGCGAGAACCGTCCGATCAAGTGGCTCGCGCTGGAATCGATCCAGTACAAGCAGTTCAGCGAAGCATCGGACACGTGGGCCTTCGGTGTGCTAATGTGGGAACTGTGCACCCTCGCCCGACAACCGTATGCCGAg GTGGACCCGTTCGAGATGGAACACTACCTACGCGATGGTTACCGGTTATCGCAGCCCATCAACTGTCCAGATGAGCT GTTCGCAATAATGGCCTACTGCTGGACGATGCTCCCGATGGAGCGTCCGTCGTTTGAACAGCTACAGATCTGCCTGCAGGACTTCTATGCGCAGCTGACGCGCTACGTCTAG
- the LOC131211664 gene encoding tyrosine-protein kinase Dnt isoform X2, whose protein sequence is MTNLCVYVGLLLSLVVASGLAHLNLFLNVVETQRLLGLPAEIYYVREGQVNEYALHFTVPVPADVEEISFTWQSLAKKALPYRIKIVSPDSIALPKPSMNISWQGEVPEHIETFAIWLRCSGRESAELDVTITVEVTLDRLTGNVTELLFRRKKICLMSEHPDVNQPDPYLLENASNGQNGLITLIIGGILAIVFVAIIIMIAYCARGSFNRKPHHAQPIRTSSFQRLQTHAPSAPSSIVSPPSIAPTIATLSRTRIYANAEPEELQRRISELTVQRCRVRLSSLLQEGTFGRVYRGSYNDSQEVLVKTVGPHASQIQVSLLLHEGMSLYGAQHPGILSVLGVSIDDHTAPFLLYLAPENTRNLKIFLQEPVARTLTTIQIVKIQLQLAQALGHLHSHGVIHKDIAARNCVIDDQLRVRLADNSLSRDLFPGDYYCLGDSENRPIKWLALESIQYKQFSEASDTWAFGVLMWELCTLARQPYAEVDPFEMEHYLRDGYRLSQPINCPDELFAIMAYCWTMLPMERPSFEQLQICLQDFYAQLTRYV, encoded by the exons GTCTGCCAGCTGAAATCTACTACGTCCGCGAGGGGCAAGTGAACGAGTATGCGCTCCATTTCAccgtcccggtgccggcggacgTCGAGGAGATATCTTTCACCTGGCAAAGCCTCGCCAAGAAGGCGCTCCCGTACCGGATCAAGATCGTGTCGCCCGATTCGATTGCGCTGCCGAAACCGTCGATGAACATTTCCTGGCAGGGCGAGGTGCCGGAGCACATCGAAACGTTCGCCATTTGGCTGCGGTGCAGTGGCCGCGAGTCGGCTGAGCTGGACGTGACCATCACCGTCGAGGTGACGCTCGATCGGCTGACCGGCAACGTGACGGAGCTGCTGTTTCGGCGGAAGAAAATTTGTCTCATGAG CGAACATCCGGACGTCAACCAGCCGGATCCGTACCTGCTAGAGAATGCCTCGAACGGCCAGAACGGGCTGATCACACTGATCATCGGTGGCATCCTGGCGATCGTCTtcgtggccatcatcatcatgatcgcGTACTGTGCACGGGGATCGTTCAACCGGAAGCCCCACCACGCGCAGCCGATCCGGACGTCGAGCTTTCAGCGCCTACAAACCCATGCACCTTCGGCCCCATCCTCGATCGTGTCGCCACCGTCGATCGCACCGACGATAGCGACCCTCTCGCGTACCCGCATCTACGCCAacgcggaaccggaagaactGCAGCGCCGCATCTCCGAGCTGACCGTGCAACGGTGCCGTGTACGACTGTCCAGCCTGCTGCAGGAAGGAACGTTCGGGCGCGTTTACCGTGGAAGCTACAACGACAGCCAGGAGGTGCTGGTAAAGACGGTTGGGCCACACGCTTCGCAGATTCAggtgtcgctgctgctgcacgaggGTATGAGCCTTTACGGAGCCCAGCACCCGGGCATTCTCTCCGTGCTGGGAGTCTCGATCGATGACCATACCGCCCCGTTTCTACTCTACCTGGCCCCGGAGAATACGCGCAACTTGAAGATCTTCCTGCAGGAACCGGTAGCCCGCACGCTGACCACGATCCAGATCGTCAAAATTCAGCTACAGCTGGCGCAAGCGCTCGGCCATCTCCACAGTCACGGCGTCATCCACAAGGACATTGCGGCACGGAACTGCGT GATTGACGACCAACTGCGGGTGCGTTTGGCTGACAACTCACTGTCGCGGGATCTATTCCCCGGCGACTACTACTGCCTCGGTGACAGCGAGAACCGTCCGATCAAGTGGCTCGCGCTGGAATCGATCCAGTACAAGCAGTTCAGCGAAGCATCGGACACGTGGGCCTTCGGTGTGCTAATGTGGGAACTGTGCACCCTCGCCCGACAACCGTATGCCGAg GTGGACCCGTTCGAGATGGAACACTACCTACGCGATGGTTACCGGTTATCGCAGCCCATCAACTGTCCAGATGAGCT GTTCGCAATAATGGCCTACTGCTGGACGATGCTCCCGATGGAGCGTCCGTCGTTTGAACAGCTACAGATCTGCCTGCAGGACTTCTATGCGCAGCTGACGCGCTACGTCTAG
- the LOC131211831 gene encoding uncharacterized protein LOC131211831, with protein sequence MLNRVIYILVIQLSMKLSASDPYPGMPVSNIPMYSDGIYFEELKTMKVQASTWTLRAEYDILQFVAELATANRTVFPLLEACAKMQSGSAGNCEGIGDIRELNNELNEFSTLLNSFCEETADKPPANRRRARRGILRSWFGLMDDTDREHIHDNFTRVNQQLAIESSTLKLFYNTTNQALAALSGNIFKIDPKRPQTIDFTREGQLLLMDILLNKIIAKKNLFMQLLQSTTSDRLSDSIITPNRLLDELQKVQKFLPTGFRFPVEMNLREVLKLYALSKVAAYVEGCRLVVHILIPLCNRSMYRTFKGTPIPSIDSNQQLLSMIVLDQDVLAIDEATSTGILLSFEEYKNCQHLNDFAFCNVHRVVRNLSTAEECLAATYFNRTHHGSNCRVSRIQINHQLWLQLANPNDWIYVTNYTEITIHYSADRVNAMTLHGVGMLRLLRMCHVQSQDVWLQYVPQLGGNKIRATKDSTVFVRPVTITREQSLAIGSSTGDSSRIIPVGHKAETHLLDSSVLAGVYREPATISPWVICGIVFGASAVLLLVGHAFADKCQWFAGFPNRMFRREVISANTTHSHVDRQTTHCTQNTLLQPTITDSAQR encoded by the coding sequence ATGCTTAACCGCGTGATCTACATCCTCGTCATCCAGCTGTCCATGAAGCTGAGTGCTAGTGATCCGTACCCGGGGATGCCCGTGTCGAACATACCAATGTACAGCGATGGGATTTATTTTGAAGAACTGAAAACGATGAAGGTTCAGGCGAGCACTTGGACCCTCCGTGCTGAATACGACATCTTACAATTTGTCGCAGAGTTAGCAACAGCCAACCGAACCGTCTTCCCGTTATTAGAAGCGTGTGCCAAAATGCAAAGCGGTAGTGCCGGTAATTGCGAGGGTATCGGCGACATTCGGGAGCTAAACAATGAATTGAATGAATTTAGCACGTTGTTGAACAGCTTCTGCGAAGAAACGGCCGACAAACCACCAGCGAACCGGCGGCGGGCCCGTCGGGGCATTCTTCGCTCATGGTTTGGGCTTATGGACGATACCGATCGAGAGCACATTCACGATAACTTCACCCGTGTTAATCAACAGCTGGCGATCGAGTCGTCGACACTAAAGCTGTTCTACAACACAACGAACCAGGCGCTAGCGGCATTGTCCGGAAATATCTTTAAAATTGATCCCAAACGCCCCCAAACGATTGACTTCACGCGCGAAGGCcaactgctgctgatggacaTTCTGCTCAACAAAATCATCGCCAAAAAGAATCTCTTTATGCAACTGCTTCAGAGCACCACTTCCGACAGGTTAAGCGACAGCATCATCACCCCGAACCGATTGCTGGATGAGCTGCAAAAAGTACAGAAGTTTCTGCCGACCGGCTTTCGCTTTCCAGTGGAGATGAATTTGCGTGAAGTGCTTAAGTTGTATGCGCTGTCAAAGGTCGCCGCGTACGTGGAGGGCTGCCGACTTGTGGTGCACATCCTCATTCCGCTCTGCAACCGCTCGATGTACCGAACGTTCAAGGGAACACCGATCCCTTCGATCGATAGCAACCAACAACTTCTGTCCATGATCGTGCTCGACCAGGACGTGTTGGCAATCGACGAAGCGACATCTACTGGCATCCTTCTGTCTTTCGAAGAATACAAAAATTGCCAGCATCTAAACGATTTCGCTTTCTGCAACGTACACCGTGTGGTACGGAATTTGAGTACCGCTGAAGAGTGTTTAGCTGCCACTTACTTCAATCGCACACACCATGGTTCGAACTGTCGGGTGTCACGGATACAGATTAATCATCAGTTGTGGCTGCAGCTGGCGAATCCCAATGACTGGATTTATGTGACAAACTACACGGAAATCACCATACACTACAGCGCTGACCGCGTAAACGCAATGACCCTGCACGGTGTTGGCATGCTGCGGCTACTGCGTATGTGCCATGTGCAATCGCAGGACGTTTGGTTACAGTATGTCCCACAGCTTGGCGGTAACAAAATCAGAGCCACGAAAGATTCTACCGTATTTGTTCGCCCAGTGACGATCACACGCGAGCAATCGCTAGCAATCGGTAGCAGCACGGGTGATAGCAGTCGTATCATACCAGTTGGCCATAAAGCAGAAACTCATTTGCTTGACTCGTCCGTTTTGGCCGGTGTTTACCGGGAACCGGCAACCATATCACCGTGGGTAATCTGCGGTATCGTGTTTGGCGCGTCGGCCGTGCTGTTGCTTGTGGGGCATGCGTTTGCCGACAAGTGTCAGTGGTTTGCAGGATTTCCAAATAGAATGTTCCGCAGGGAAGTAATTTCAGCCAATACTACGCATAGCCACGTAGACAGACAGACCACGCATTGCACGCAAAATACCTTATTACAGCCAACCATCACAGACTCTGCTCAGCGATGA
- the LOC131210978 gene encoding uncharacterized protein LOC131210978 → MDPSSRITGSIDDQYTSITLNSFNIWKTTVRLVHVQSLIYNLRHASLSDQTAVDLLQQTIAYISDLASEGTDDEEDVLKEMQSLADSSVVSLRTVLYDRLNALAEKLTQEITFRTDNAEFFDDLETTLSRMNREAAESTKREIMHHVSVAKKRLAERKRLRGLHFHRQ, encoded by the exons ATGGATCCAAGCAGTAGAATTACCGGTAGCATAGACGATCAATACACCTCGATTACGCTGAATTCGTTTAACATTTGGAAAACGACGGTACGGTTGGTGCACGTTCAATCGCTCATTTATAATCTGCGTCACGCCAGTCTTTCCGACCAAACGGCGGTCGATCTTCTGCAGCAGACAATAGCGTACATTTCAGATCTCGCTTCCGAAGGTACCGATG ACGAAGAGGACGTGCTGAAAGAGATGCAATCGCTAGCGGATAGCTCGGTGGTCAGTTTAAGGACGGTACTGTACGATAGACTGAACGCCCTAGCCGAGAAGCTCACCCAAGAAATTACATTTCGGACGGACAATGCTGAGTTTTTCGACGACCTGGAGACAACCCTCAGTCGAATGAATCGGGAGGCAGCGGAAAGCACCAAACGTGAAATTATGCACCACGTGTCGGTGGCAAAGAAACGCTTAGCAGAACGGAAGCGGCTACGTGGTCTACATTTCCACCGGCAGTAA
- the LOC131211830 gene encoding protein pigeon yields MLKQENLAANFCGLLALGGNRDVAVEWRILGKEQDSSLLASWVSFDGKRNRDEPREQHPQQRTNIGVYMAKNKTFDVLYTFAARENVIQASVNLTRTLLLYVLKELKLDESGRNADVYRAYLVEVRPKVDNVQPQLLLETDGNRQVMTTFLWRKLSTFEKNYQDKFLLLVHHEHVLLYTVSLKSVESDDDASAGGNTLGGTRIDYRNPRAWELDRGSLKSETITKRFIWAQWDPTVQALYYIHLKPSTRTIFEKELDEMGTASGEGDAESRRMQPTLSAYQFHDDLPTETVLNIPLNLPKIPASSSEDIYEDDTVPLRIHDSSLNLVIVSDESGMLFVCHYYLYQPIKPQEEDATSGAGQPGMSQAIFDVHFAYSVTILHHGCVIHCVIPGIPWEKAKLMKPTFTLHGDHHVLVFQADLFMHLLDVGLSHEPSCHIVSAPFTRAPITQLVPCFTTNNICYDSATLDLISITIPKAHLIDAFRNDTSIDNRLAIVHYFLAHSNGDIIEIFSEILSIVMERPLHLDTVPLLKEALIAGAYASAKKGLTQDQLALFRLLPLTSCSTAKPIEAKVGRLNVGLSHETLYNTTMMLLSPQQRLSPFRKDIWTLLWDRLNDNNSKERARFQQEQVREKLMYSLACYQPEALSRCTTPMSPANPIANIGSDFFASAAASRRALPNDLLPFVESEACTANKQELVLNVNLRELSMHLVKHSVKEVTGFRWLKNAFYDSNPSTSHVHAVATRYVAAQLEQARALCVLVCRTTGLDLSVEGTERGFALIDQLDRALLVRLFAMLERYCLAVETLAFPLPLGFCSFFSYLGYRALAYDAFMQYVDHHVFELQIDVVKVIFADIEDTPDGIRRKLGLLMLLPRSRARRLLNSWNHPVSAMLRGREHAMNILSGNSVHPRGSTHNKKRDYQPKDLSQGLGAARKLQQPLDNFFDLLTAKANLNELDFNLLIETTLTSVENFHV; encoded by the exons ATGTTGAAGCAGGAAAATTTAGCAGCCAATTTTTGCGGTCTACTCGCTCTTGGTGGAAATCGAG ATGTTGCTGTCGAGTGGCGAATCTTGGGCAAGGAACAGGACAGTTCGTTGTTGGCCAGTTGGGTTTCGTTCGACGGCAAGCGAAACCGCGACGAGCCACGGGAgcagcacccgcagcagcGCACCAACATCGGTGTTTATatggccaaaaataaaacgttcgATGTGCTGTATACGTTCGCGGCCCGGGAGAACGTCATACAGGCGTCGGTAAACCTCACTCggacgctgctgctgtacgTGTTGAAAGAGCTGAAGCTGGACGAATCCGGACGGAATGCGGATGTGTACCGAGCATATCTCGTGGAAGTACGACCAAAAGTAGACAACGTTCAACCTCAGCTTCTGCTGGAAACCGACGGCAATCGGCAGGTGATGACCACATTTCTGTGGCGCAAACTGTCCACCTTTGAGAAGAACTATCAGGACAAATTTCTTCTGCTGGTCCACCACGAGCACGTGCTTCTGTACACGGTTTCGCTGAAATCGGTTGAAAGCGACGATGATGCGTCTGCTGGCGGCAACACTCTTGGCGGAACTCGTATTGACTACAGAAACCCACGGGCGTGGGAGTTGGATCGGGGCAGTTTGAAGAGTGAAACCATCACAAAGCGCTTCATCTGGGCCCAGTGGGATCCTACCGTTCAGGCGCTCTACTACATTCACCTGAAGCCAAGCACCAGAACCATCTTCGAGAAGGAACTGGACGAAATGGGCACTGCGTCTGGCGAGGGTGATGCCGAGTCGCGGCGAATGCAACCGACGCTGTCCGCGTATCAGTTTCACGATGACCTGCCGACGGAAACCGTACTAAACATTCCGCTGAATCTGCCTAAAATACCGGCCTCCAGCAGCGAGGACATCTACGAGGACGACACCGTACCGCTGCGCATTCACGACTCCTCGTTGAACCTTGTGATCGTTAGCGATGAGTCGGGCATGCTGTTTGTCTGCCATTATTATCTCTATCAGCCGATAAAACCGCAGGAAGAGGATGCAACGTCGGGTGCTGGCCAGCCGGGCATGTCACAGGCCATCTTCGACGTACACTTTGCATACTCGGTAACCATCCTGCATCACGGGTGTGTCATACACTGCGTCATTCCCGGCATTCCCTGGGAGAAGGCGAAACTGATGAAGCCAACGTTCACGCTGCACGGCGATCACCATGTGCTGGTGTTCCAGGCCGACCTGTTCATGCATCTGCTCGATGTGGGACTTTCGCACGAACCATCGTGTCACATTGTCAGTGCACCATTTACACGCGCACCCATCACGCAGCTGGTGCCGTGCTTCACGACGAACAACATCTGCTACGACTCGGCCACGCTGGATCTGATCTCGATCACTATCCCGAAGGCGCACCTGATCGATGCGTTTCGGAACGACACGTCGATCGATAATCGCCTCGCAATCGTGCATTACTTTTTAGCCCATTCCAACGGTGATATTATAGAGATCTTTTCTGAG ATACTGAGCATCGTGATGGAGCGACCATTGCACCTGGATACGGTGCCGTTACTGAAGGAGGCACTTATCGCCGGTGCGTATGCGTCGGCCAAGAAAGGTCTAACGCAGGATCAACTCGCCCTCTTTCGGCTCCTGCCGCTGACTTCCTGCAGTACTGCGAAACCGATCGAAGCGAAAGTGGGCCGCCTGAACGTGGGCCTTTCGCACGAAACTCTCTACAACACGACAATGATGCTGCTTTCGCCGCAGCAAAGGCTTTCGCCCTTCCGCAAGGACATCTGGACGCTGCTGTGGGATCGACTGaacgacaacaacagcaaggaGCGAGCCCGCTTCCAACAGGAGCAGGTTCGCGAGAAGCTCATGTACTCGCTTGCCTGCTACCAACCGGAAGCGTTGTCCCGTTGCACCACTCCCATGTCACCGGCGAATCCGATCGCCAACATTGGTTCGGATTTTTTTGCCAGCGCCGCGGCCAGCCGTCGTGCACTGCCGAACGACTTGCTCCCGTTCGTCGAATCGGAGGCCTGCACCGCCAACAAACAGGAGCTGGTGCTAAACGTGAATCTGCGCGAGCTGAGCATGCACCTGGTGAAGCACAGCGTTAAGGAGGTGACCGGTTTCCGTTGGCTTAAGAACGCATTCTACGACAGCAACCCATCGACCTCGCACGTACACGCCGTCGCGACTCGTTACGTGGCCGCACAGCTGGAACAGGCACGCGCCTTGTGTGTGCTGGTATGTCGAACGACCGGTCTCGATCTCTCGGTCGAAGGAACCGAACGTGGTTTCGCGCTGATCGATCAACTCGATCGAGCGCTTCTGGTGCGGCTCTTTGCCATGCTGGAGCGCTACTGTCTGGCAGTGGAAACACTGGCCTTTCCGCTGCCGCTAGGGTTTTGCTCGTTCTTTTCGTACCTTGGGTACCGCGCTCTTGCCTACGATGCGTTCATGCAGTACGTCGATCACCACGTTTTTGAGCTGCAGATCGATGTCGTGAAGGTGATTTTCGCTGACATCGAGGACACACCGGACGGCATTCGCCGGAAGCTGGGCCTGCTAATGCTGTTGCCGCGTTCGCGTGCCCGCCGGTTGCTGAACAGCTGGAACCATCCGGTCAGCGCGATGCTGCGTGGTCGCGAACATGCGATGAACATCCTCTCCGGAAACTCCGTGCACCCGCGGGGCTCAACGCACAACAAAAAGCGTGACTACCAACCGAAAG ATCTCAGCCAAGGACTTGGAGCTGCGAGGAAGCTTCAGCAACCGTTGGACAACTTTTTCGATCTGCTCACAGCGAAGGCCAACCTGAACGAACTAGATTTCAATCTTCTGATCGAAACAACGCTCAcgtcggtggaaaattttcaTGTGTAA
- the LOC131211666 gene encoding protein D2-like, which yields MWLQSRSVVLARPLLATSIRLFSSAIVKNMEKHEVVPDVIPVAPAAVAKVSYPSGAVVEEGNVLTPTQVKDIPKVEWNAEANALYTLCMTDPDAPSRKEPKFREWHHWLVGNIPGNDIAKGETLSAYIGSGPPPGTGLHRYVFLVYKQNGKLTFDELRLPETSGENRGGFAIRKFAEKYKLGNPVAGNLYQAEYDDYVPLLYKQLGG from the coding sequence ATGTGGCTTCAGTCGCGCTCAGTCGTACTCGCACGCCCTCTGCTCGCAACCTCAATCCGTTTATTCAGCTCTGCCATTGTGAAAAACATGGAGAAGCATGAAGTGGTTCCCGATGTAattccggtggctccggccgCAGTGGCCAAAGTCTCCTACCCCAGCGGAGCCGTCGTCGAAGAGGGCAATGTTCTGACACCGACGCAGGTTAAGGACATTCCGAAGGTTGAGTGGAATGCGGAGGCCAACGCGCTATACACACTCTGTATGACCGATCCGGATGCCCCGAGCCGCAAGGAACCAAAGTTCCGCGAATGGCACCATTGGCTGGTCGGCAATATTCCTGGCAATGACATTGCCAAGGGGGAAACCCTTTCGGCGTATATTGGATcggggccgccgcccggcacTGGACTTCATCGATACGTGTTTTTGGTGTACAAACAGAACGGCAAGCTAACGTTCGACGAACTCCGGCTGCCTGAAACTAGCGGCGAAAATCGCGGCGGATTCGCCATTCGGAAGTTTGCTGAGAAGTACAAGCTGGGTAACCCGGTTGCCGGGAACTTGTACCAGGCGGAATATGATGATTACGTGCCTTTGCTCTACAAGCAGCTTGGTGGataa